The following coding sequences are from one Acidobacteriota bacterium window:
- a CDS encoding divalent metal cation transporter, translating to MRLLDRLPRRLLLFFTVIGPGFVTAMVDNDAGGIYTYSQAGARFGYMMLWTLPPIALLLVVTQEMNARMGAVTGKGLSDLIREEFGLRTTFVVMILLVLGNFTNVVAEFAGVASALELFHISKFVSVPLAALAVWLLVVKGTYASVEKIFLGACVVYIAYIVAAVLISPDWEASALASVKPVLLLDAAYLTLLVGLVGTSIAPWMQFYLQAAVVEKGITIKDYKESRVEVIVGCIVMVVVAFFIIVACAAAIFKTGPRDIGNAAEAAKALRPFGEYAYLLFSAGLLNASLFAASILPLSTAYSVCEGLGFESGVNKRFREAPIFYWLYTGLIVLGAGVVLMPDFPLIKMILFSQVVNGVLLPVILVFMIKLVNKADLMGDWVNPRAYNVIAWVAVVVLAALTFVLTGLTIRDMYFAG from the coding sequence GTGCGGCTTCTGGATCGTCTGCCTCGCCGTCTCCTGCTCTTCTTCACCGTCATCGGCCCTGGCTTCGTGACGGCCATGGTTGATAACGACGCGGGCGGCATCTATACGTACTCGCAGGCTGGCGCCAGATTCGGCTACATGATGCTCTGGACGCTGCCGCCGATCGCGCTCCTGCTGGTGGTGACGCAGGAAATGAACGCGCGCATGGGTGCGGTCACCGGCAAGGGCCTGTCGGACCTGATTCGCGAGGAATTCGGCCTGCGGACGACGTTTGTCGTGATGATTCTGCTGGTCCTGGGGAACTTCACGAACGTCGTCGCTGAGTTCGCTGGCGTCGCCAGCGCGCTCGAGCTGTTTCACATCAGCAAGTTCGTGTCGGTGCCGCTTGCCGCCCTCGCCGTCTGGCTGCTTGTCGTCAAGGGCACCTACGCGAGCGTGGAGAAGATCTTCCTCGGCGCCTGCGTGGTGTACATCGCCTACATCGTGGCGGCCGTGCTCATCAGTCCGGACTGGGAGGCCTCGGCGCTGGCCAGCGTCAAGCCCGTGCTCCTGCTGGATGCGGCGTACCTGACGCTGCTCGTGGGGCTGGTCGGAACCTCGATCGCACCGTGGATGCAGTTCTATCTGCAGGCGGCGGTGGTCGAAAAGGGCATCACCATCAAGGACTACAAGGAGTCGCGCGTCGAGGTCATCGTCGGCTGCATCGTCATGGTCGTGGTCGCGTTCTTCATCATCGTCGCGTGCGCCGCGGCCATCTTCAAGACCGGGCCGCGGGACATCGGCAACGCCGCCGAGGCGGCCAAAGCGCTCAGACCATTCGGGGAGTACGCCTACCTGCTGTTCAGCGCGGGATTGCTCAACGCCTCGCTCTTTGCGGCCAGCATCCTGCCCCTCTCGACCGCGTATTCAGTCTGCGAGGGCCTGGGATTCGAATCCGGCGTGAACAAGCGATTCCGCGAGGCGCCGATCTTTTACTGGCTCTACACCGGCCTGATCGTGCTGGGCGCAGGCGTGGTTCTGATGCCAGACTTCCCGCTCATCAAGATGATCCTGTTCTCGCAGGTCGTCAACGGCGTCCTGCTGCCCGTCATCCTGGTGTTCATGATCAAGCTGGTCAACAAGGCCGACCTGATGGGCGATTGGGTCAATCCTCGCGCCTACAACGTGATCGCGTGGGTCGCCGTCGTCGTGCTCGCCGCCCTGACCTTCGTGCTGACGGGCCTCACGATTCGCGACATGTACTTCGCGGGGTAG
- a CDS encoding aromatic amino acid ammonia-lyase, protein MVVLDGSNLTIEKLVGIARRGDPVQLAPAARERITVCRAMLEEKLAAREIMYGTNTGIGEFSEKVLNDDQVKEFQRYLVYNHAAGIGDPAPIEHVRAALAGRINVHAHGNSGCRPEITLTLVEMLNRGVTPVVCQKGSVGACGDLAPMAQAALLLMGEGEAFYQGERLPGADAMRRAGVPVPGLHARDGLATINGSNLLTAMSAIHIHDMQRWIRQAEIAAAMSIEALLGNLKPYNATLHELRGFKGAVASARNILRMVEGSDLATGRMKTKVQDAYSMRSTPQVLGAARDAVAFARSQVEIELNGVGDNPVFIPEQRLTLTGANFQGSPVALPMDMAGIAITMVSVLSERRLNRLTNPALSQGLPAFLAHEPGFYSGLMLSQYTADHLIVEQRILSAPASIQSIPAAADQEDFVSMGMNTALKNGQILDNAYGVLGIELMAAAQALDFRTFTPGKGTQTAREIIRRHVAHLEVDRPLFNDHNAMKALVQSGELLTGVEAAVGAFD, encoded by the coding sequence ATGGTTGTGCTCGACGGATCGAATCTGACGATTGAGAAACTGGTCGGCATTGCCAGACGGGGAGACCCTGTTCAGTTGGCCCCAGCCGCGCGCGAACGGATCACGGTGTGCCGCGCCATGCTCGAGGAGAAACTGGCTGCCCGCGAGATCATGTATGGGACCAACACGGGGATCGGCGAGTTCTCGGAGAAGGTGCTGAACGACGATCAAGTGAAGGAGTTCCAGCGGTATCTCGTCTACAACCACGCGGCGGGCATCGGCGATCCGGCCCCGATCGAACACGTGCGGGCGGCGCTGGCCGGGCGCATCAACGTGCACGCACACGGCAACTCCGGGTGCCGGCCGGAAATTACCCTCACGCTGGTCGAGATGCTCAACAGGGGCGTGACGCCGGTGGTCTGCCAGAAGGGCTCGGTGGGCGCCTGCGGCGATCTCGCGCCGATGGCCCAGGCGGCGCTCCTCCTGATGGGCGAAGGCGAGGCGTTCTACCAGGGCGAACGCCTGCCTGGTGCGGACGCGATGCGGCGTGCGGGAGTCCCGGTGCCCGGCCTGCACGCGCGGGACGGACTGGCCACCATCAATGGCTCGAACCTCTTGACCGCGATGTCCGCGATCCATATCCACGACATGCAGCGCTGGATCCGGCAGGCCGAGATTGCGGCGGCGATGTCGATCGAAGCGCTGCTGGGCAATCTCAAGCCGTACAACGCGACGCTTCACGAACTCCGCGGATTCAAGGGTGCGGTGGCCTCGGCGCGGAACATCCTGCGGATGGTCGAAGGATCCGACCTGGCGACGGGAAGAATGAAGACCAAGGTCCAGGATGCCTACTCGATGCGGTCGACGCCGCAGGTGTTGGGTGCGGCCCGCGACGCGGTCGCGTTTGCGCGCTCGCAGGTGGAGATCGAATTGAACGGGGTCGGCGACAACCCCGTCTTCATCCCGGAGCAGCGCCTGACGCTGACGGGCGCCAATTTTCAGGGTTCGCCCGTTGCGCTGCCGATGGACATGGCCGGCATCGCGATCACCATGGTGTCGGTGCTGTCGGAGCGGCGCCTCAACCGGCTGACCAATCCTGCGCTATCCCAGGGCCTGCCGGCCTTTCTCGCCCACGAACCCGGCTTCTACTCGGGCCTGATGCTCAGCCAGTACACAGCCGACCACCTGATTGTCGAACAGCGCATTCTATCGGCGCCAGCCTCAATCCAGTCAATCCCGGCGGCGGCCGATCAGGAAGACTTCGTCTCGATGGGGATGAACACCGCCCTCAAGAACGGCCAGATTCTCGACAACGCGTACGGCGTGCTCGGGATCGAGCTGATGGCGGCCGCCCAGGCCCTCGACTTCCGCACGTTCACGCCCGGCAAGGGCACGCAGACCGCGCGGGAGATCATCCGCCGGCACGTGGCGCATCTCGAGGTGGACCGGCCGCTCTTCAACGATCACAACGCGATGAAGGCGCTCGTGCAGTCGGGCGAATTACTGACGGGGGTCGAAGCCGCCGTCGGCGCGTTCGACTAG
- a CDS encoding M20/M25/M40 family metallo-hydrolase has product MRRSTRLSLALAVCLALVSSVRMTAEPTKIKVDGKIIKGYIAFLAADEQQGRRTLTPGYEKMAEWAAGKFKEWGLKPAGENGTYFQKVIISGARSTLVWTTGAPSLAISGRAFELREGDFTVSPLSTPGAVANGEVVFVGYGISAPAKGLDEYAGIDVKGKVVVALKGSPMAAPAVRVQFAPPGVGGTAPAAGAKDEFADESADQKKAMNAYEKGAAGIMLYDPSAPATGTGGGGGRGAAAGPSPFKTAFLYVTNIAKPVFDAIMWTDPQESANAYGRRIGLYRQDIKNKKAHSMRTGKLVQIKGYTSTSLYGAAFKNNFARNVIAKLEGTDPALKAQYVVLGGHLDHNGIRDGVIYNGADDNASGSAVVLEVARLMALNKVQPKRTIIFGLWCGEEQGLLGSNYWADNPTDGVKMDTVVTNFNMDMVGLGDRIGAAGALNFPSIFKVIMKDQDPAVAKIVDATEAGPGGSDYSAFISRGIEALGLMTAGRGGHPDYHDSTDDPSKIEADVLGWTGQFVLQGALNVANETETNLIIADRLDQYNSQRFVVPDVAGEGGAGARGGGSGRGGGGWSFVRASTNAELMTAMTQRIREMQAASAMPAAGGRGGRGGGGARYTSGVRGPGVFQGSIETMEAAATLLSFGRIDVAGPDGAWFGDRLTTDGKAALKAMEAANIVVNLVRPQAGLLGDVLDNAQKPLMVTEPGAMDAALAEKFKAKKAVAIVVCDPADIDGCVKKLGMSATAVGKNNLLLSMGASRDRADATRKLYLALVKAKWTQDEINTMVGVAAAGSGGAPGQSNLSRFSPAPAARGGQ; this is encoded by the coding sequence ATGCGTCGAAGCACCCGTCTATCGCTCGCGTTGGCCGTATGTCTGGCCCTCGTCTCGTCCGTGCGCATGACCGCCGAACCGACGAAGATCAAGGTCGATGGCAAGATCATCAAGGGCTACATCGCGTTTCTCGCGGCCGACGAACAGCAGGGCCGTCGAACCCTGACGCCCGGGTACGAGAAGATGGCCGAGTGGGCGGCTGGCAAGTTCAAGGAATGGGGCCTCAAGCCGGCGGGCGAGAACGGCACCTACTTCCAGAAGGTGATCATCAGCGGCGCGCGTTCAACGTTAGTGTGGACTACCGGCGCGCCGAGTCTGGCGATCAGCGGCCGGGCCTTCGAGCTTCGCGAGGGCGACTTTACGGTCAGCCCCCTGTCGACGCCTGGCGCCGTGGCGAACGGAGAGGTCGTGTTCGTCGGGTATGGCATCTCGGCGCCAGCCAAAGGCCTTGACGAGTACGCCGGCATCGACGTCAAAGGAAAGGTCGTCGTTGCACTGAAGGGATCGCCGATGGCGGCTCCCGCGGTGCGCGTGCAGTTTGCGCCTCCGGGCGTGGGGGGCACGGCGCCCGCGGCCGGTGCGAAGGACGAGTTTGCTGACGAGTCGGCTGATCAGAAGAAGGCCATGAACGCCTACGAAAAGGGCGCGGCCGGCATCATGCTCTACGATCCGTCGGCGCCGGCGACTGGAACCGGTGGCGGTGGCGGCCGGGGTGCAGCAGCAGGCCCCTCGCCATTCAAGACCGCCTTTCTCTACGTCACGAACATCGCGAAGCCCGTCTTCGACGCGATCATGTGGACTGACCCGCAGGAATCGGCCAACGCCTACGGCCGTCGGATCGGCCTCTACCGGCAGGACATCAAGAACAAAAAGGCGCATTCGATGCGCACCGGCAAGCTGGTCCAGATCAAGGGGTACACGTCGACTTCTCTCTACGGCGCTGCGTTCAAGAACAACTTCGCCCGCAACGTGATTGCGAAACTCGAGGGCACCGACCCGGCGCTGAAAGCGCAGTACGTTGTCCTCGGCGGCCATCTTGATCACAACGGCATTCGCGACGGCGTCATTTACAACGGCGCCGACGACAACGCGTCGGGGTCGGCGGTGGTGCTCGAGGTGGCGCGCCTGATGGCCCTCAACAAGGTGCAGCCGAAGCGAACGATCATCTTCGGCCTGTGGTGCGGCGAGGAACAGGGGCTGCTCGGTTCGAACTACTGGGCCGACAACCCGACTGACGGCGTCAAGATGGACACGGTCGTGACCAACTTCAACATGGACATGGTTGGCCTCGGCGATCGGATCGGCGCAGCGGGCGCGCTGAACTTCCCGTCGATCTTCAAGGTGATCATGAAGGACCAGGATCCGGCCGTCGCGAAGATCGTGGATGCGACCGAAGCCGGTCCGGGCGGCAGTGACTACTCGGCGTTCATCTCGCGCGGCATCGAGGCGCTCGGGCTGATGACGGCCGGCCGCGGCGGCCATCCCGACTATCACGACTCTACCGATGACCCGTCGAAGATCGAGGCGGACGTCCTGGGATGGACCGGGCAGTTTGTCCTGCAGGGTGCGTTGAATGTGGCCAACGAGACCGAGACCAACCTGATCATCGCCGACCGGCTTGATCAGTACAACTCGCAGCGATTCGTCGTGCCCGACGTGGCGGGCGAAGGCGGGGCCGGGGCCCGGGGCGGCGGGAGCGGGCGCGGCGGCGGCGGCTGGTCGTTTGTGCGGGCGTCCACCAATGCGGAATTGATGACCGCGATGACGCAGCGGATCCGGGAAATGCAGGCCGCAAGCGCCATGCCGGCGGCCGGCGGGCGTGGGGGCAGAGGCGGCGGCGGGGCCAGGTACACCAGCGGCGTCCGCGGTCCTGGCGTGTTCCAGGGCAGCATCGAGACGATGGAAGCCGCGGCGACGCTGCTGAGTTTCGGCCGTATCGACGTCGCCGGGCCGGACGGCGCGTGGTTTGGCGACAGACTGACGACCGACGGCAAGGCGGCCTTGAAGGCGATGGAGGCGGCCAACATCGTGGTCAATCTCGTGCGGCCGCAGGCTGGTCTGCTCGGCGACGTACTCGACAACGCGCAGAAGCCTCTGATGGTGACCGAGCCTGGCGCAATGGACGCAGCCCTCGCAGAGAAGTTCAAGGCGAAGAAGGCCGTGGCCATCGTTGTCTGCGACCCGGCGGATATTGACGGTTGCGTCAAGAAGCTCGGAATGTCGGCGACGGCCGTGGGGAAGAACAATCTGCTGCTGTCGATGGGTGCGTCCAGAGATCGGGCCGACGCGACGCGGAAGCTGTACCTGGCGCTCGTCAAGGCAAAGTGGACCCAGGATGAAATCAATACCATGGTGGGTGTTGCCGCGGCGGGATCGGGCGGCGCGCCGGGCCAGAGCAACCTGAGCCGCTTCTCGCCGGCGCCAGCCGCGAGAGGTGGTCAGTAG
- a CDS encoding ABC transporter permease, whose translation MNFSKVGLVASSEFQMAVRTRAFVVGLLLMPVLMGGIMFLQRRAMAQVDTETRAFAVVDRSGKVFDALERVASEYNAAAAAGKGGPTFIPLRAEMGSRSVEQIRVDLSARVMSRELFAFVEIGESILASDGSAQGALAYYSNHPTYTTLPRWIESAVTRIVQAERMKMAGVDPVVVSKLVRPVKATERGLFVRDAAGQLKQADTVDAIRTFAIPAGLMFLVLVSVMTATPQLLTTVLEEKMSRISEVMLGSLSPSEFMLGKLVGASGVTLVFASTYLGGAMAVAVTQGYGDIITPRLVIWFVVFLSLAVLLFGSFYGAIGAACSDLKDAQNLMTPVVIIIIIPIATWLTVARAPDSLLAIALSLFPPATPFLMLLRLFLNPPPPAWQVALSLVLTSATALAFVWAAGKIFRAGLLMQGKSANFRDLAKWIRAK comes from the coding sequence ATGAACTTCTCGAAAGTCGGCCTGGTCGCGTCCTCCGAGTTTCAGATGGCGGTGCGAACCAGAGCGTTCGTCGTTGGCCTGCTGCTCATGCCCGTCTTGATGGGCGGCATCATGTTCCTCCAGCGGCGCGCCATGGCTCAGGTGGACACCGAGACGCGCGCCTTCGCCGTCGTCGACCGTTCCGGGAAGGTGTTCGACGCCCTGGAGCGGGTCGCCTCCGAGTACAACGCCGCCGCCGCCGCGGGCAAAGGCGGCCCCACGTTCATTCCCCTCAGGGCTGAGATGGGATCGCGGTCGGTGGAGCAGATCCGCGTCGACCTCTCCGCGCGCGTCATGTCCAGGGAATTGTTCGCCTTTGTCGAGATAGGGGAGTCCATCCTGGCGTCAGACGGATCGGCGCAGGGCGCGCTCGCGTACTATTCGAATCACCCGACCTACACGACACTCCCGAGGTGGATCGAAAGCGCCGTCACGCGTATCGTGCAGGCCGAGCGCATGAAAATGGCGGGCGTCGATCCGGTCGTCGTCTCGAAGCTTGTGCGGCCGGTCAAGGCGACCGAGCGTGGGCTCTTTGTCCGCGATGCCGCGGGGCAACTGAAGCAGGCGGACACGGTGGACGCGATCCGGACGTTCGCGATTCCGGCCGGGTTGATGTTCCTGGTCCTCGTCTCGGTGATGACGGCGACGCCCCAACTGCTGACCACCGTGCTCGAAGAGAAGATGAGCCGGATCAGTGAGGTCATGCTGGGGTCGCTCAGCCCATCCGAGTTCATGCTGGGCAAGCTTGTCGGGGCCTCCGGCGTCACGCTTGTGTTCGCCAGCACGTACCTGGGGGGCGCGATGGCCGTGGCGGTGACCCAGGGATACGGCGACATCATTACGCCCAGGCTCGTGATCTGGTTCGTGGTCTTCCTCAGCCTGGCAGTGCTGCTGTTTGGGTCGTTCTACGGCGCGATTGGCGCAGCGTGCTCGGATCTCAAGGACGCGCAGAACCTGATGACGCCGGTCGTCATCATCATCATCATTCCGATTGCAACGTGGCTGACGGTGGCGCGTGCGCCAGACAGCCTGCTTGCGATCGCCCTCTCCCTGTTCCCGCCGGCGACGCCGTTCCTGATGCTGCTGCGGCTGTTCCTGAATCCGCCGCCACCGGCATGGCAGGTGGCGCTGTCGCTCGTGCTCACCAGCGCGACGGCCCTTGCCTTCGTCTGGGCGGCCGGCAAGATCTTCAGGGCCGGCCTGTTGATGCAGGGCAAGTCGGCGAATTTCCGCGATCTCGCGAAGTGGATCCGCGCTAAGTAG
- a CDS encoding ATP-binding cassette domain-containing protein — translation MDATISLRDVTKRFGAVTAVNAVSLDVPPGCIYGFIGPNGSGKTTTLRMIMRILLPDEGRVEVLGDDGTAAARDRVGYLPEERGLYQKMTVRRLLRYYGQLKGRSAAEIDRSIGEWLKAMGLADWADRRIDALSKGMAQKVQFIAAVVAKPELAILDEPFTGLDPVNADVLKNAMLELRRGGTTIVLSTHDMRVAEQMCDRIFMILKGRKVLDGTLNEIQAAYGADTIRVRSEAGVRALAGLPGIESVNDLGNMQELRVQGDPQRLLQQLAATTSVTYFEVTRPSLQDIFVRIAGPGAEYAAPLEGGRT, via the coding sequence ATGGACGCCACGATCAGCCTTCGCGACGTCACCAAGCGCTTTGGCGCGGTGACCGCGGTCAATGCTGTCTCGCTCGATGTCCCGCCTGGCTGCATCTACGGATTCATCGGGCCCAACGGGTCTGGAAAGACCACCACCTTGCGCATGATCATGCGCATCCTGCTGCCGGACGAGGGCCGCGTCGAAGTGCTGGGCGATGACGGCACCGCGGCGGCGCGCGACCGCGTCGGCTATCTGCCGGAAGAACGCGGGCTCTACCAGAAGATGACCGTGCGCCGCCTCCTGCGCTACTACGGGCAACTCAAAGGGCGGAGCGCGGCCGAGATCGACCGATCGATTGGCGAGTGGCTGAAGGCGATGGGGCTCGCCGACTGGGCGGATCGGCGCATCGACGCGTTGTCGAAGGGGATGGCGCAGAAGGTGCAGTTCATCGCGGCCGTGGTGGCGAAACCCGAACTCGCGATTCTCGACGAGCCGTTCACGGGGCTCGATCCGGTCAATGCCGACGTTCTGAAGAACGCGATGCTCGAACTGCGGCGCGGGGGAACTACCATCGTGCTCAGCACGCACGACATGCGCGTGGCCGAACAGATGTGCGACCGCATCTTCATGATCCTCAAGGGGCGCAAGGTGCTCGATGGCACCCTGAACGAGATCCAGGCCGCGTATGGGGCCGACACGATCCGGGTTCGAAGCGAGGCCGGCGTTCGGGCACTCGCCGGCCTGCCCGGCATTGAATCAGTCAACGACCTCGGAAACATGCAGGAGCTCCGCGTCCAGGGAGATCCACAGCGGTTGCTGCAGCAACTGGCGGCCACGACCAGCGTCACCTACTTTGAAGTGACCCGGCCGTCGCTGCAGGATATTTTCGTGAGAATTGCCGGGCCGGGGGCCGAGTACGCGGCACCACTGGAGGGAGGCCGCACATGA
- a CDS encoding CBS domain-containing protein — protein sequence MADSLLFLTELMGMKVYDLKGRKIGRLRDACLVPSVDPVIVDRYLVGGELTWWTVRQDQVERISLDGIYLRDEHLTPYHEDEYMLRMVRDLLDQQIIDIHGRKVVRVNDVTFELRHANSHDQLWVLEVDVGVRSIFRRLCQGILPPRLVRRMMMRIAPNSIRWEFCNIVEPDPQRRLRLNIDMKALEGIHPADLADIVEELSHEDRGAVFAAIDSEVAADTLSEVEDPRTQASILESLEAHRAADIVEEMDPDEAADVLGEMGDEKSEAILDEMEAEPKTDVEELLEFDEKSAGGMMTSDFVAVADTGNVSDAMVLVREQVEHIDTLTNIFLVDANGRLTGSLPVGRLLLAEGPTLLCDLAIDDEVVSVAVTERRDRVTEIVDKYNLMALPVVDERGALVGAITADDIISVLRQE from the coding sequence ATGGCCGACAGCCTGCTCTTCCTCACCGAACTGATGGGCATGAAGGTCTACGACCTGAAGGGCCGGAAGATCGGCCGCCTTCGGGACGCCTGTCTCGTGCCCAGCGTCGATCCCGTCATCGTCGACCGGTACCTGGTTGGCGGAGAACTGACCTGGTGGACCGTCCGCCAGGACCAGGTGGAGCGGATCTCGCTCGACGGCATCTACCTCCGCGACGAGCACCTCACGCCGTACCACGAAGACGAGTACATGCTGCGGATGGTGCGCGATCTGCTCGATCAGCAGATCATCGACATCCACGGCCGCAAAGTCGTCCGCGTCAACGACGTGACCTTCGAGCTGAGGCACGCGAACAGCCACGATCAACTCTGGGTGCTCGAAGTCGACGTGGGCGTCCGGAGCATTTTCCGCCGCCTGTGCCAGGGTATCCTGCCGCCGCGGCTGGTTCGCCGGATGATGATGCGCATCGCGCCGAACTCGATCCGCTGGGAATTCTGCAACATCGTCGAGCCAGACCCGCAGCGCCGGCTTCGGCTCAATATCGACATGAAGGCGCTGGAAGGCATCCACCCGGCCGACCTGGCGGACATCGTCGAGGAACTCAGCCACGAGGACCGGGGGGCGGTGTTCGCGGCGATCGACAGCGAGGTCGCGGCCGACACACTGTCCGAGGTCGAGGATCCGCGCACGCAGGCCTCAATTCTCGAATCCCTCGAGGCCCATCGCGCCGCTGACATCGTCGAGGAGATGGACCCCGACGAGGCTGCAGACGTGCTGGGAGAGATGGGGGACGAGAAGTCGGAAGCCATTCTCGACGAGATGGAAGCCGAACCCAAGACGGATGTCGAGGAGTTGCTGGAGTTCGACGAGAAGTCGGCCGGAGGCATGATGACGAGCGATTTTGTCGCCGTCGCCGACACCGGAAATGTATCCGACGCGATGGTGTTGGTCCGCGAACAGGTCGAGCATATCGACACGCTCACCAATATCTTTCTCGTCGACGCCAACGGCCGGCTTACCGGGTCGCTGCCGGTGGGACGGCTGCTGCTGGCAGAAGGCCCGACACTTCTGTGTGACCTTGCCATAGACGACGAGGTCGTGTCGGTGGCCGTCACTGAACGCCGCGATCGCGTGACCGAGATCGTGGACAAGTACAACCTGATGGCCCTGCCCGTGGTGGACGAGCGCGGTGCGCTCGTCGGCGCGATTACGGCGGACGACATCATCTCGGTCCTCAGGCAGGAGTAG